The Choloepus didactylus isolate mChoDid1 chromosome 7, mChoDid1.pri, whole genome shotgun sequence genome segment GTTCTTTTATGAAATAAGATGAATAGTAGCATTTAAAATTGTTGCCAACCCCATGGCAGTCTTTAGGGTGGGAGATAAGTAGTTTTTCCTGGTCTGAGAAACACCAAAATAAATGATTTCTCCAGTCCCTTCCAGCTTTAAAAGTGTAGCTGATTTTCCGAAGATGATTCTTCATTCTGCTGAGATACAACAATTCATTATGacttcacttttattcttttctattactcaaaatgatttttttttttttaaaaacaaactctcTACGTAAACATAGAGCTTTGCATTTCATTCTCAAATCGAGTTGGAATGTTGTCCTCAAGGATATATATTGCTGAAGAAAGGGCTGGACAAGAAACACTGAAATAACAGTGATAACAATCAATGGCAACGACTGAACATgtactatgtgccagaccctcTTTTAGgctctttaaatgtaaatatttatttatgagtCCAGTggtatttttactattataattcccattttacagatgaaatcatcagttctgaAAATTGCTGGCCAGGAACATGAACTCTGCTTTAGCTTTTTGGTAACTAAGAATACAGGAAAAAGTGGATTTGAGTAGGGTGAGTGGTAGGAGGGCAGAGGCATGGGATGCCTGGACAGAATATTACCCTGTTGCAAaggattttttcctctatttttcttccatttgctCAGTCACAATTGATTCTGAGTGATCAAAACAGAAATCAGCCCTCTGTAAGAGGAGATAGGACCAATCTCTACCACTAAATTCATAATACCTTAAATTTTTCTGGCCCTTACCATTACATAGCAATATTTTGGTTAACtttctttttgatcttctgtGAGATCATTAGGGTATTCATTATTCTATAAACAAGAACATGTGCTTAGAGTCATGTGACTTATTGCATGTTTCACAATGAATTCTCGGTCTTTTTTCCATCTACGTCAGAAtacttttctctcatttcttagTTCGGTATTGTATCTTAAAATCAATCCTATTCATATTTGTATCCCAAGGACCTAGCATAATATTTGGCACAGAATTggtgctcaataattatttgctgaattaattcttttatctttcttgacATAAATAAGACAAGGAGACTTGAAGAGGAAACTGTCTGGGGAAGAAATACCTATTTTTTAGTCACCCCACTGAGAGTTTAGAGAGAGCCAAATAGAGAAATTTCTCTTCAAAGGGAGTTGGTCCTTTCACCCAAAAGAATGAGGGGGTAGTAGCACTTAATATTTAGGCATTAACCTTTATagtcttttttgctttttttctgtgaCCATATATACATGCTATATATGCTGTTTGGCAACTTCCTTTTCCTCCATACTTATCCCacagcatattttattttttattttttttctataaaattatttttaatagctgcatagtatttcattatgAATGAAACCTATATTTAACCAAACTCCTACCCTTAaccatttatggtattttcacTGTTTAGctaaaataaacagaggtgtggatattaaaatagaaatagaaggtaGAATCAATAGGACTTCATAGGTTATTACATGTATGTAGAAAGGGAAAGTTATCTACCTTAAGGACTGCATTTCAGAGTTGGATGAATAAGTGGAGGGGGGTGTCATATAATGGGGCCAGTTTTGGTATAAGTTTGGGATGCCTGTGTAGCACTCAAGTGATGATGCGTATAGAAGCCTAAACACCAtactatttaaacatttttatcctGAGGTTATTTTTCTCTAGGCCTTTTCAATTTCATAACTGATTCTCTAATGCAGGCCCACAGACAAACCCACAGAACACAGACACATGCCCACAACTagtatacatatgcacacacttcTGAGGGTAGATGGGAGATGGTGACttgtctttggtccattttagaaattatttactATAGTAATGACAAATAGGGAGGTAGCAGCTACTTGAATCAGAGCCTAAAGATGATGTTCTTCTAAGTTGGGAGGGTggtagtagtggtggtggtgggttctTCAGCTTTTTAGACACAGGAGTTTACCCCAGTTTCCTTAGAAGTAATTAGGGTCTCAGGGATGGAGCAGATTCACACCAGCTTGACCCTCATCAGGCAGCTAGTTTTTTACGTTCCAACTAAAGAACATACTTATGAAGTTATGAGAGGGGCCTGTCCAAAAAACATTACTGATTTGGAGGTATATGAAGGAAAcctagtgtcttagtttcctgactgctacGACAAACACCacacgatgggttggcttaaacaacaggaatttactatCTCACAATTCCAGAGGTTGGGTTAGCATTCTGGTGGGCTgctaatccttggggttctttggcttcctggcacatggtgatgtcttctcctttctcttctgggttccagctgACTTCTgctcctccctgtggccttctctttagGAGGCCTTCAGTAAAGGAATTAATACCCATTGTGATAAAGTTGCTAAATCttgattaaaataacattttcaaaatgccCCATATACAagctcatacccacaggaatgggattaatttaagaatgtgtgtgtgctttttttttttcccgagGTACGTAATTCAATCTGGCACACCCagtaaaaaatggaaggaaaatagaTGCAGCATGGTTGGGCAAAGGGAGCAGGCAGCATGGAGAGAAAAGGGAATGGAAAATTTTACTAAGGAACTCTTCTGTGAGTTTCCAGGGCTCCTTCCTTTTAGCCCAACATATCTATTAAGTGAGAGGTACTTCTAGTTCTAGTAATGGCATGGGAAGTTCCCCAGAAAATATGACTTGTATTGCTTGAATTGTCAAGCAAAGACAGGGAAAGACTCTTGTCACAGGAACTAGGCTATTTTAGGAGATGTTCTAAAGAGGGTTTTGGACTGTAAGAATTAAAGTATTATTCACACTGACAAACAAGGAACCTAAATTAGCATCAATTGCTAGAAGGTTTTGCCTCTTCCTACTTCAAGGTTACAGGGCTCTGGGCTAATGTGGACAAGACCAAGGGGACATTCTCTATTGACTCAACCTGAGGCTTTAGCCACAGTTAACATTTTTGGGGACTTCCTTtgtccaggcactgttctaactGCTTTAGCTGTATTCCTTTATTAAACATCCCAACAATGCCTTTCAGtagttattaatttttattcctaatttagagataaggaaatgCTCATGGAGGGTTAAGTAATTGTCCAAGTTCACGATTTTAATATAAGCAATCAGGGCTGTATCATGTCCTGGGAGAGTTCCCCCTTAACTATGCTCATTCTTTTCATGAATatgttgttttaaaatgtatttccagTCAGCTTTTGGAGAGCAAGAAGTAAATGCTGTAATTATGTGTATGgtttagggaattttctccaTTAGCCTCCTTACAAATTTGGATCACAATGTTTACAGTAATCTGCTACATAGGCATTTGTTGGTAAAGACATCTAGCTAATAAGTAGAAAATGATTTTTTGACTTCAGGTTTAACACTGCCAACTCCTCTCCACACGACGATGCCTAGAAAAGTTAAACTTGCTtccaagtttttttctttttttgacaaaACTTTTCCTGGTGTAAGGATGTTGCCGTGTCTCAAAGAATATGTCTATTTCCTAGGACTAGTTTACTTTTCTCTTATTCCAATGCTCTACTTCCCCTCTGGGCCTAAATTCACTATCCCTATGACTGCAACTATCTTCCTCTTTGAGAAATAGTTTCAATATGGGAGTGGTGTGGGGTACATGGAAGGAACAGTCTTTAGAATCAGAGATGTGCTTAGTTTTATTATTTGCCTGTAAAGGCAAGAGACTCAACATTAATTCCTGAGGTCATTCACCTGTAAAGGTGACTCTCCATCTCACAAGTGATTGTAGGATAAAATCAAATGACAATGCATGCTAAAGGGAGCCACACaaatattcttttgttgcttgtctcAAACTGAAAGTGAATTCTCTGGGAAAGAAATAGACAATGCCATTCTAAGATATAGAGGTTTTGAGAACTTTGGTAGTCCCTGGAGCCtaagagggaagaggggaggcaGGTGTCCGTCTCTGCACACACTCCGCCTTCCCCGCCTCGCCACAGAAATCACGTTGTTGAATGACATAGCACTGGAGACTTGCACTTCTCCCTTCAACTTCATTTATTCCTGACATGTCTGCATGATCAGTTGGGTGGACAATCCTAGTGGACAATGAGTTTCCTGACCTCGTCAAGAGGTATCTAGCCAAAATGAATAATCCAGAAATGATTATCTGGTACCTAACATTCCTGAAAATAGGATTTGGAACAAGAGTAGCAGGGATTTACCGAGAGAAGGGCTATTATTTGCTCCTTCAAGCTCAAACCGCAGTTCACAAACCGAGAGCGAGCGAGAATCGTTTTGTCGAAATCTCCAACCCATCCTGTTTAAAACCACTCAACAGGATATAAGGTTCTACATTCACTCCTGGTCAACAGAGGATAAAACCGAGAAACTGAAAGCCCGGAAAACAAGAACTTGTGGGGGTGGAGAATTCTAGCCACAGCCTTTTAAATGACATAGTGGGTGGCTCTTAAAAGAGCCTTTAGGATTAAGTATAGAGGCTTACTTGGCAAATTTATTTGGAGCTGGTATACTTAGTGACGGCCTTGGTGCCCTCGGACACGGCGTGCTTGGCTAGCTCCCCGGGCAACAGCAGCCGCACGGCTGTCTGAATCTCCCTGGATGTGATGGTCGACCGCTTATTATAATGCGCCAGGCGCGATGCCTCGCCGGCGATGCGCTCGAAGATGTCGTTGACAAACGAATTCATAATGCCCATGGCCTTGGATGAGATGCCGGTATCTGGATGGACCTGCTTTAGTACCTTGTATACATAGACCGAGTAGCTCTCCTTGCGGCTTCGCTTGCGCTTTTTGCCATCCTTCTTCTGCGCCTTGGTCACCGCCTTCTTGGAGCCCTTTTTAGGGGCCGGGGCCGATTTAGCTGGTTCTGGCATTGCAAAATTGGAGcactttcttaaaaaagaaaatggagtgtACCTCAGTACAAATTACCGGTTATTTGTTAGGTGTATATGTAAAGCAGACCTTGCAGAGTTACTATTTCTGATTGGTCGTTGTGCATCTGAACCTCTGATAGGATACTTTTTTTATTCCAAACCCTCATTGGTCAGCCTTGAATAATTTGACCTTTCAACGACAGACGTTTATGtaaattagctttttttttttaaacctgctTCTTGATTGGCTACAATTTGTGTTCCGCCAACAGTACAGGGTAATTTACAAAACCACTGCAGAGTATAATTGTGTAGCTTCTTGCATTTGCGAGAACTGTTTTACTTTTTTGACTTCCACTGCCTTTCACTATGTCAGGACGTGGAAAGCAGGGCGGTAAGGCTCGAGCCAAGGCCAAAACTCGCTCTTCTCGAGCCGGTCTCCAGTTCCCCGTGGGTCGAGTGCATCGGCTCCTCCGCAAGGGCAACTATGCCGAGCGGGTCGGAGCCGGCGCGCCGGTTTACTTGGCAGCGGTGCTGGAGTACCTGACCGCCGAGATTCTGGAACTGGCGGGTAACGCTGCCCGCGACAACAAGAAGACACGTATCATTCCGCGCCACCTGCAGCTGGCCATCCGCAACGACGAGGAGCTAAATAAGCTACTGGGCAAGGTCACCATCGCGCAGGGTGGCGTCCTGCCTAACATTCAGGCGGTACTGCTGCCCAAGAAGACTGAGAGCCACCACAAGGCCAAGGGCAAGTGAAGCAAAAAAGATCAGTGCGTTCAGCTATTTTACCCAAAGGCTCTTTTCAGAGCCATTCACGTTTTCACAGAGGAAGCTTGTAACTCCCGTTTTAAAGTGtcgtttcttaaaatgtttttacaGCCCTCACCTACGAACTGTTGTATTACTCACTGCAAGTGGCTTTTTCTAGGCTATATATGAAGGCTATTAAAGTGACCCTAAGTACTATGCTTGAATGTGGGCGAATAAGATGGGTGGTCCACGAGAAAATTAGATGTCGCAAATGCGGGCTTTGGTAGTTAGGAGGAAACTTTCGGTAGGGGGAAACAAGTTTTGGGGACATTtacaaaaggtttttttttttcctcttaagctGACAGATCTATGTTCCTTTATTGTGCTAAGTGTTTCtctaaaaagaagcaaaacaaaccaATTCTCGCACAAAACATTCAAGCAGTGGAAAGGATGAGTGGGCGGTGAGGCGGTATTGCCAAGGACCCAATGAAATGAAAGGTGATAAAACAGTTGGCAAATAAAATATCAGCGCGGGCTTTTCAAATTCTAGCTAAAGTGAGATCCTACTTCGGCCAACACAAAGGCGGCAATTAACATTTGTTGCGTCACGTTGAATGCCCGGACTAGGCGATTTTACTCTCGATTTTCCCAGGTACTCCACCCAGAAACCCTGCCACATAGGTCAAAGGCTTTATAGAGTGGATGCACGAAGTTCAGACGGTTAGTGGATTACCTCAGGAAAGCTAACTGtgtgagagaagaaaaacaaaatgcaaatacatGAATTCTCAAGGCCTGATTCACGGAGTATCAGGTCCCACCGCAGACTTGCTGAGTCAGAATCACCATCTTTCCAATATCCCCAAGTGGCTCGTTAGAGACATCAGAAATTTAAAAGCGCGGAACCAGGATGTTAGACAAGTAACTTTCATGAATCGCAGACTGTAACAAAAGACAGAAGGGATAGGACGGTGGAGTAATTCCTCTAATCAGAATGCTTACTAATTCACCAATCACTCCTTTCACTCCTCAGCCAATGGTTTTACTGCGCGGGACTTTTGAAAAGTCTCAAGGCCAATCAGAATGTTTCTGGGTGTATATAATGCCAACTTCTTTGCTCTTTGGTGCCAAGTATTACTGTGCGGCCGAACTCTACAATGGCTCGTACAAAGCAAACTGCTCGCAAATCTACCGGCGGAAAGGCGCCGCGCAAACAACTGGCCACCAAGGCGGCCCGCAAGAGCGCGCCGGCCACCGGCGGCGTGAAGAAGCCGCACCGCTACCGTCCCGGCACCGTGGCGCTGCGCGAGATCCGCCGCTACCAGAAGTCTACCGAGCTGCTGATTCGCAAGCTGCCGTTCCAGCGGCTCGTACGCGAGATCGCCCAGGACTTCAAGACCGATCTCCGCTTTCAGAGCTCAGCGGTGATGGCGCTGCAGGAGGCCTGTGAAGCTTACCTTGTGGGGTTGTTCGAGGATACTAACCTGTGTGCCATCCACGCTAAGCGCGTCACCATCATGCCCAAGGATATTCAGCTCGCTCGCCGCATCCGCGGGGAGAGGGCGTAAGTGATTTTTCAGAGAGTAGCTGTTTGAAACCCAAAGGCTCTTTTCAGAGCCAACCACTTTTTTTCACTCAAAGGTGGCGGTAATACGTTAAATTGAAGACTACACTATCTGTCGGGCAAGGTTTAAAGGGGACAAAGCTGTAAATACAATCTGAGTAGGCGACGGGGAGGTTTCTTGGGTCTTGTAAGTCTGTcagacaaagaaataatagctataAATGAAGgtagtgaaatgtcttttcatttttccctgCGCCCTTAACACCATCTCCCCACAATCGTTGACATCTATGAATTGTTATTGCAAAGGTGAAGGTTTTTGATTTCTCAGTCCTATACAACTGCTAGGGGTAACGTTATGCCAATGGTGCACTTCAGAAGGTGAGGACGATAGTAATAGAAGTCGGGGAAATTAAAGCAAGCAGAGATCCCTTACTCTGCCTCCTAGCCAAGAAAACGAAATCTCTGAATATGATTAACATCCTGGAAATAATCCCACTTATTTGAAGGGATTGGAAAATTAAGTCAATTTAAGGAAAATAACTACATCTCAGGTAATGAGAAAAGAAGACAAGACAAATGTAGTTTAATTAATGATGGAAAAGATTAAATACATAGAAAATTTTCTATTGATGGATATGTAAGCATTAGGTTATCATAGGTAGAGAAAACGGGGAGGAGGTGAGCAAagttacaaaaaaatgaaatttctacaatagaaagtttttttttttaatgaaggtaAAAGTTAAAAAGGTAACTCTGAGGTGTTAATAGTGGTTGTTAGTATGAGCATATGTTATGAGAAGCTACAAACTCCAGGCCATTCTCCCTTGAACCTAAGGCAGTGGGGAGCCAAGGGCCAGAATGACCACAATTCAGGAATTGGACCCTGGAGAAACCAGTGCTAGGAAACTAATTAGGAAGCAATGGAGTCATCCTAGgtaagagggaaggagaaaatttGGGAAGGGAGAGAATGTCAGTCACCAATAATTTTTTGGAAATCAATCAGTGTCAGAATGAATATGGGTGACAGCAATTGTCTAAACCTCCAGATTATGACATGAATTCAAATTGCCTCCTTCAGTTAAAAGGAGCCAGGAACTTACTAAGTATAGGTAAGAAAGTAGTGACTCAGGCTGGTCATAAAAATTTCTTTTGGCTGGTTTCTATGACTATGACAGCAGCTAGAAATAATGAAAATCCCCTCATACCTTCCATGCTAAGACATTTTCAGTCTTCTTTACCTACcctaaaatgttcattttaaccTGATGTAAATGCAACAAAAATTTGGGAGATGGAGAAAGAAGGCCCTTATGACATAAAAATTTTGACTCCTTTGAAAACTAGTGCCCATCCAAACAAAGAAATGTGATATAAATTTACATAAATGAGAGTAAAGCTGTAGATCATGTCTAAATGCTTTTGTTAGATCCAAAATGGCTTGTGTATTGGATACCTCACAATGgacataaaatagaaatagatgAATTCTCCTTTCTCAAGAGGCCTgacaaggaaatagagaactcGACTCCTTTTCCAGTTGATAAAATGGATGGGGAGCAGTGTAAAGAGAATAAGACTAGGAATCAATGAGACTAGGTTTGTGTTTGACATTGCAATTCTGGTCACTTCATTTAAGTCACAAATTTCATAACTGTAAAATAAGCATCTTATGAATACCTCATGCAAATACTTTATAGTGAATGAGGCCCAAGTTGGGCAGTCATAGTTCTTTATAAATCTTAAGGAACTTTTGACCACTCATTAAAATTCTGCATTCCTGTATAAATTCTCTTATTCCTCATGACTTCATAAAAACGTCTCTCATTCTGGGTAGACCTTCCCAGGTCTCTTTCTCATTCCATGAGTCAAACTCTTATTTTGAAAAAGTATCTTGAGCAACTACTTTAccttctcccatttttccagATCTGGGAGAGGATTTGGGGTTTTTCTATAGAAAGAAGAAATCTGTGGTACAGGAAAAATTGAATTGCTACTTGGAAGAGCTAGAGAAAAAGCGTTCCTGTTTTTAGGAAGTTTAAATTAATTGCAAAATTGTATAAGTTATTAACCATATAAGTTATTGGAGActtataaacaaagaaataaggtGCATAGGCATTTCAATGATGAGAAATCTGGAAGGCTGTCCCACTGGGTATTTGCTCAGGAGTTCATGACTCATTTTGTGCTGTGGGCTCTGAATTGTGTGTTGAAATCTATAAATATCTTCTCAAAACAATGTTTTTAATACTCAAAGTACATAGGAGTGGAAAAGTAGCAATATAACTAAACATTACTAAAAGTAGCACATAAGATCCAGCAGCAGATGTATTAATGAAGTCAGTTTAAAGAATAAATGATAAGTGtaaattatatttacagatacctgTAATAACTATGAATTCATATGTAATTGAATTAGTGAAAAAGTCACAGGTACTGCTAAATCCATTGTGTTTAGGTGTCTACAGTCATAAtgaaaggaaatgctaaattgCATTTAGTTTGGGAAAATAAAGAACCCCGACTGTCAGATTTTGCAAGTTAAATTAAGTGAGGTTTCTCCAAAtccaaaacaaaaaccccaaacaacaccccccaccaaaaaaaccTAACAAAAAACAGctgaggataaaatgaaaatggtgaaAAATATAGGCCAACCCATCTTCCTAAAGCCTACTTTTTTTGTCACAATAACATCTTCGGGTACTCTGTCATCAACCACGGTTCtctctaaagtttttgttttgtttttctctgcctACTCCTTGCTTATTCCACCAAAAGAACCTGGACATCCAATTATGTCTCCGGAGGGACTCAGCAATCTATGGGGAAAGAATCTAGAGAAGGGGGGAGATTACATTAAACTGACCAAGTTGCATTTTATATGGTTTAGTGTGGAatcatgaaataatcagaatgaCTACAGCGTGAATCGCCCCTGAGAGGGTTTCTTTGATTtcggggaaaaaaatccaaactttTCCATTGATTCACAGCCGAAGTGAATTTTAATGTCTAAATCTCTAATTGGTGCAGTATTGCCTCAGGAATCCATTCCTCAAGGTGACGCATTTAGATTGGTTGACTTTCAAGAGCCTGCAAACCAATAGGAAAGGAGATTTTACGAAACGTTTTAACTACCATCATGGCCCCCACCTCAGACTGATTTGAACAGAACCGCATTCTTTTTGATCCAGTGTATCTAGGCGCGGGAGACAAGGGAGGGAATGCCCACGCCCAGCGCTCTTTTCCAGCTGGTCTGCAATTTCTTGTGGGGCGAGTGCACCGTCTGCTCCGCGCAGGGCTGCTGTGCCGAACATCTGGGGGCCGACGTCCGGATGTATCCGGAGGCGGTGCTTTAGTACCTGGTAGTCAGAGCCTCGGCTTGGCTGGCAACGCGTTTGACGAGACTCGCATCATCTCACCCACCTACATACAGCTGGCCATCCGCGACAGCGAGCGGAAGTTACTGGGCCGGGTAACACCCTGCCCAAGACTTAAAGGCTAT includes the following:
- the LOC119539092 gene encoding histone H2A type 1; its protein translation is MSGRGKQGGKARAKAKTRSSRAGLQFPVGRVHRLLRKGNYAERVGAGAPVYLAAVLEYLTAEILELAGNAARDNKKTRIIPRHLQLAIRNDEELNKLLGKVTIAQGGVLPNIQAVLLPKKTESHHKAKGK
- the LOC119539098 gene encoding histone H2B type 1-C/E/F/G/I, which translates into the protein MPEPAKSAPAPKKGSKKAVTKAQKKDGKKRKRSRKESYSVYVYKVLKQVHPDTGISSKAMGIMNSFVNDIFERIAGEASRLAHYNKRSTITSREIQTAVRLLLPGELAKHAVSEGTKAVTKYTSSK